The following are from one region of the Populus trichocarpa isolate Nisqually-1 chromosome 8, P.trichocarpa_v4.1, whole genome shotgun sequence genome:
- the LOC7482879 gene encoding putative 1-phosphatidylinositol-3-phosphate 5-kinase FAB1C isoform X1, whose amino-acid sequence MCSECHSNNNQFFNGYHCQSCGKWLCFNCMRGYQSNGDFGEAIKSCKFCNGVTVKRDGGRKNSDKVHPTDSPRGSPEPPSPSFSAEPIHSDRLPLYLESRDCGFSPNAITTRSMTSFSAHPSPVSVRRSSSRSDEEEAEDSGKLLYSPSSEYCHDISDIDSSSVSARLEFYNCKTVGSSPLDSPSRIDFSSCRVGHTVQQGREGSPLSQSDGPFDQENMAILSRPDKRTEDPENTDDCSDDGSVLRDQYHKSPKPLDFESNGLIWFPPPPEDENDEEESNFFTYDDEDDDIGDSSAIFSSSSSLSSTFPSKEKQNKINKDPTKAMIQGHFRALVAQLLQGEGIKASKDENNGEWLDIVTAIAWQAAAFVKPDTSRGGSMDPVDYVKVKCIASGNPRDSTLVKGVVCTKNIKHKRMTTQYKNPRLLLLGGALEYQSVVNQLASFNTLVQQENDHLKLIMSKIEALRPNVLLVEKSVSPYAQEYLLGKEISLVLNVKKPLLERIARCTGAQISPSFENISTTRLGHCELFRVERVSEEHETSNQFNKKPSKTLMSFEGCPRRLGCTVLLRGTCREKLKKVKHVIQYAVFAAYHLSLETSFLADEGASLPKMTIRPSIAIPERTAADNSISVIPPMICHAEVALSAQDDGSLGLKPEHEGSESLTGNLDAGVIHPLSPCSVTCRSGNEFSIACHGDLVSNAGGLDAFSASQCEGLKMFAVSPGIKNLSQPELQDIMAEEEGQLLATHESVQSEKIDEDEVSSEYFSVTDTYQSILVSFSSRCVLKGTVCERSRLLRIKFYGNFDKPLGRYLRDDLFDQKSCCRSCKEPAEAHVLCFTHQQGNLTINVRSLSSVKLPGDRDGKIWMWHRCLRCAHIDGVPPATRRVVMSDAAWGLSFGKFLELSFSNHATANRVAPCGHSLQRDCLRFYGFGSMVVFFRYSPIDILNVHLPPSMLEFNGIVQQEWTRKEAAELLGKMETFYGEIFGVLDSMEQRSKYFGSELSDTNELQNRIMELKDQLVKEKNNYSSPCKQGILQLAVMESLQLDQTAMDILELNRLRRTLLIGSHVWYRKLYSLDCLLKTNYLVKAKEGDVSYTELKDLKNDIFCKDSKLDHDHEENISGYSKSQEHVGNDFQSEKKETGLSFEHCVLEHSMLPSCYHNTEDEVHAGEETASKTLFSDNPSHASNLSDRIDSAWTGTDQLPIKVQPPHASQAEADGFQPVSVRQPNLFDNPPFRRMVAPKRVHSFDSALRAQERIQKGLPPLHLSTIRSFHASGDYRSMVRDPVSNAMRTYSQTLPLEAHKLNLMHSSTHSFISSAANMAGGARLLLPVRANSDLVIGVYDNDPASVVSYALSSKEHEDWVTDRSNESAGIWSTIKHSKEDSAASSFTSWQSLDSMDLDYMSYGSYGSEDPFSTLGTLFMDSKKSPHLTISYEDASSIAEGKVRFSVTCYFAKQFDFLRKKCCPSDVDFVRSLSRCQKWSAQGGKSNVYFAKSLDERFIIKQVKKTELESFEKFAPEYFKYLIDSLNSRSPTCLAKILGIYQVTVKHLRGVKETKMDLMVMENLFFNRNIGRVYDLKGSSRSRYNTDTSGSNKVLLDTNLVERLRTEPIFLGSKAKRSLERAIWNDTSFLASVDVMDYSLLVGVDDERKELVLGIIDFMRQYTWDKHLETWVKSSGILGGPKNASPTIVSPKQYKKRFRKAMTSYFLTVPDQWSSRTESLHSCHS is encoded by the exons ATGTGTAGTGAGTGTCATTCAAACAATAACCAGTTTTTTAATGGATACCATTGCCAAAGTTGTGGCAAGTGGTTGTGTTTCAATTGTATGAGAGGTTACCAATCAAATGGTGATTTTGGGGAGGCTATCAAATCTTGCAAGTTCTGTAATGGGGTTACTGTGAAACGTGATGGTGGAAGGAAGAATAGTGATAAAGTACACCCTACTGACTCTCCTAGAGGTAGCCCTGAGCCACCATCACCTTCTTTTAGTGCCGAGCCAATCCATAGTGATCGTCTTCCCCTTTATCTTGAATCCAGGGATTGTGGGTTTTCTCCTAATGCAATAACCACCAGGAGTATGACTTCTTTTAGTGCTCACCCGTCTCCTGTTTCTGTTCGTCGCTCATCAAGCAG gagtgatgaagaagaagcagaggaTTCTGGGAAACTCCTTTACAGCCCATCGAGTGAGTACTGTCATGATATTTCAGATATAGATTCAAGTAGTGTTAGTGCTAGGCTTGAGTTTTACAATTGTAAGACGGTGGGATCAAGTCCTTTAGACAGCCCTTCTCGGATTGATTTTAGTTCTTGCAGAGTTGGGCATACTGTACAGCAGGGGCGAGAAGGAAGCCCATTGTCTCAAAGTGATGGTCCCTTTGATCAAGAAAATATGGCTATTTTAAGCAGGCCTGACAAAAGGACTGAGGATCCAGAGAATACTGATGATTGCTCTGATGACGGGTCAGTTTTGAGGGATCAATATCACAAGTCTCCAAAACCATTGGATTTTGAAAGCAATGGCCTTATCTGGTTTCCCCCACCTCCTGAggatgaaaatgatgaggagGAGAGTAATTTCTTCACatatgatgatgaagatgatgatattggGGACTCTTCTGCAATTTTCTCATCGAGTAGTAGCCTCTCTAGCACATTTCCATCAAAGGAGAAACAGAATAAGATTAACAAGGACCCTACTAAAGCTATGATACAGGGGCATTTTAGGGCTCTTGTGGCGCAGCTTTTACAGGGAGAGGGTATCAAAGCCAGCAAGGATGAAAACAATGGAGAATGGCTTGACATAGTCACAGCAATTGCATGGCAAGCTGCAGCTTTTGTGAAACCAGATACCAGCAGAGGAGGTAGTATGGATCCGGTTGATTATGTAAAGGTTAAATGTATAGCATCAGGAAATCCAAGAGATAG CACCCTTGTAAAGGGAGTAGtttgtacaaaaaatataaagcacaaGCGCATGACCACACAATACAAAAATCCCAGATTACTTCTTTTAGGAGGAGCACTCGAATATCAGAGCGTTGTGAATCAGTTGGCTTCTTTTAATACATTAGTGCAACAG GAAAATGATCATCTCAAGCTGATCATGTCGAAGATAGAGGCTCTTCGCCCAAACGTTCTGCTGGTTGAGAAAAGCGTATCTCCATATGCCCAAGAATATCTACTGGGAAAGGAAATTTCCTTGGTGCTGAATGTAAAAAAGCCTTTACTGGAACGTATAGCTCGGTGCACAGGTGCTCAGATTAGTCCATCGTTTGAGAATATTTCTACAACACGACTGGGACATTGTGAACTATTCAGGGTAGAGAGAGTGAGTGAAGAACATGAGACAAGCAATCAGTTCAACAAAAAGCCATCTAAAACATTGATGTCTTTTGAAGGGTGTCCAAGGCGTTTAGGTTGCACG GTCCTTCTGAGGGGCACATGTCGTGAAAAGCTAAAGAAGGTCAAGCATGTTATTCAATATGCAGTTTTTGCAGCCTATCACTTGTCCCTTGAGACTTCTTTCCTTGCCGATGAGGGTGCAAGTCTTCCTAAGATGACAATTAGACCCTCAATTGCTATTCCTGAGAGAACAGCAGCAGATAATTCCATTTCAGTTATCCCTCCAATGATTTGCCATGCTGAAGTTGCTTTGTCTGCTCAGGATGATGGATCACTGGGTCTTAAACCAGAGCATGAAGGATCAGAATCATTGACGGGGAACCTTGATGCTGGTGTCATTCATCCTTTATCTCCATGTTCCGTCACTTGTAGGTCTGGAAATGAATTCTCTATTGCATGCCATGGCGATTTAGTGTCTAATGCGGGGGGATTGGATGCATTTTCTGCAAGTCAATGTGAGGGTCTAAAGATGTTTGCTGTTTCCCCTGGTATCAAAAATCTTTCACAGCCAGAACTACAAGATATCATGGCTGAAGAAGAGGGACAACTTTTGGCGACTCATGAATCAGTACAATCTGAGAAGATTGATGAAGATGAGGTTTCCAGTGAATATTTCTCAGTCACTGACACATACCAGAGCATATTAGTATCATTTTCAAGTCGCTGTGTGCTGAAAGGAACTGTATGCGAACGCTCTCGGCTTCTGCGCATAAAATTCTATGGAAATTTTGATAAGCCACTTGGAAGATATCTTCGTGATGATCTGTTTGATCAG AAATCATGCTGTAGGTCATGTAAGGAGCCAGCCGAAGCACATGTTCTGTGTTTCACTCATCAGCAGGGTAATCTTACAATCAATGTTAGATCCCTTTCCTCTGTAAAACTACCTGGAGATCGTGATGGTAAGATATGGATGTGGCACCGATGCCTAAGATGTGCTCATATAGATGGAGTTCCACCAGCAACTCGTAGAGTTGTCATGTCAGATGCTGCCTGGGGACTTTCTTTTGGGAAGTTTTTGGAACTGAGCTTTTCAAACCATGCAACTGCCAATCGTGTTGCACCCTGTGGTCATTCATTGCAGAGGGACTGTCTTAGATTCTATGG GTTTGGGAGCATGGTTGTGTTCTTCCGGTATTCCCCTATTGATATTCTCAATGTCCATTTACCGCCATCAATGCTTGAATTCAACGGCATTGTTCAGCAAGAGTGGACAAGGAAAGAGGCAGCAGAG CTCTTGGGAAAAATGGAAACCTTCTATGGTGAGATATTTGGTGTGCTTGACAGCATGGAACAGAGAAGTAAATATTTTGGAAGTGAATTGTCAGATACCAATGAGTTACAGAATCGCATCATGGAGCTGAAAGATCAACTcgtaaaggaaaaaaacaattacagt TCCCCTTGCAAACAGGGCATATTACAACTGGCAGTTATGGAGAGTTTACAGTTGGATCAAACAGCCATGGACATTCTAGAACTCAATCGCTTAAGACGTACTCTTCTAATTGGTTCTCATGTTTGGTATCGGAAGCTTTATTCACTGGACTGTCTCCTTAAGACAAACTATCTTGTCAAGGCTAAAGAAGGGGATGTGTCTTATACTGAGCTGAAAGATTTGAAGAACGATATATTTTGCAAGGATAGCAAGCTTGACCATGATCATGAAGAAAATATCTCTGGCTATTCAAAATCACAGGAACATGTAGGGAATGATTTTCAGtcagagaagaaagaaacaggTCTGTCCTTCGAACATTGTGTTCTTGAACATTCAATGTTGCCATCATGTTATCATAACACAGAGGATGAAGTGCATGCAGGTGAGGAAACCGCGAGTAAGACATTATTTAGTGACAACCCTTCCCATGCTTCCAATCTGTCTGACAGAATTGATTCTGCATGGACGGGTACCGATCAACTTCCAATTAAAGTTCAACCTCCGCATGCATCTCAGGCAGAGGCAGATGGATTCCAACCTGTGTCTGTCAGGCAGCCAAATTTGTTTGATAATCCTCCTTTTCGAAGGATGGTGGCACCAAAGAGAgttcattcttttgattctgCATTGAGAGCCCAAGAAAGAATCCAGAAAGGGTTGCCTCCATTGCATTTGTCGACTATCAGATCATTCCATGCATCTGGAGATTACAGGAGTATGGTGAGAGATCCTGTTTCAAATGCAATGAGGACTTATTCCCAGACATTGCCACTGGAGGCACATAAGTTGAATTTAATGCACAGTTCCACACACTCATTTATCTCCTCCGCAGCTAATATGGCTGGAGGAGCTCGGTTATTGTTACCAGTGAGGGCCAACAGTGACTTAGTTATAGGCGTGTATGACAACGATCCTGCAAGTGTAGTTTCCTATGCCCTCAGTTCTAAGGAACATGAGGATTGGGTTACTGATAGGTCAAATGAGAGTGCAGGAATCTGGAGTACAATTAAGCACAGTAAAGAAGATTCTGCAGCTTCCTCTTTTACATCCTGGCAGTCTTTAGATTCCATGGACCTAGATTATATGAGCTATGGAAGTTATGGGTCTGAAGATCCTTTTTCAACCTTGGGCACCTTGTTTATGGATTCAAAAAAATCTCCACACTTGACAATTTCTTATGAAGATGCTTCTTCAATTGCTGAAGGCAAAGTGAGGTTTTCTGTTACTTGTTATTTTGCGAAGCAGTTTGACTTTCTTAGGAAGAAATGCTGCCCTAgtgatgttgattttgttcGTTCACTGAGTCGCTGCCAGAAGTGGAGTGCACAAGGAGGAAAAAGCAATGTATACTTTGCCAAGTCATTGGATGAGAGATTCAtcataaaacaagtaaaaaagaCTGAGTTGGAGTCCTTCGAGAAATTTGCCCCAGAATATTTCAAGTATCTGATTGATTCTCTCAACTCAAGGAGCCCCACTTGCTTGGCAAAAATTCTTGGTATTTATCAG GTTACTGTAAAGCATTTGAGAGGTGtcaaggaaacaaaaatggatTTGATGGTGATGGAAAACCTCTTTTTTAACAGAAATATTGGGAGAGTCTACGACCTTAAGGGCTCTTCTCGATCCCGCTACAATACTGACACATCTGGGTCTAACAAGGTGTTACTAGATACGAATCTAGTGGAAAGACTGCGTACAGAGCCCATATTTCTTGGAAGTAAGGCGAAGAGAAGCCTTGAGAGAGCTATATGGAATGATACGTCATTTTTAGCA TCTGTTGATGTTATGGACTACTCTTTGCTCGTTGGAGTGGATGATGAGCGGAAGGAGCTGGTTTTGGGGATCATTGATTTCATGAGACAGTATACATGGGACAAGCATTTAGAGACGTGGGTTAAGTCATCTGGAATACTTGGCGGTCCGAAAAATGCTTCCCCAACAATTGTTTCTCcaaaacaatacaagaaaaGATTCCGAAAAGCAATGACTTCATACTTTCTTACTGTACCTGATCAATGGTCTTCACGGACTGAATCACTGCATTCTTGTCATTCATAA
- the LOC7482879 gene encoding putative 1-phosphatidylinositol-3-phosphate 5-kinase FAB1C isoform X2: MCSECHSNNNQFFNGYHCQSCGKWLCFNCMRGYQSNGDFGEAIKSCKFCNGVTVKRDGGRKNSDKVHPTDSPRGSPEPPSPSFSAEPIHSDRLPLYLESRDCGFSPNAITTRSMTSFSAHPSPVSVRRSSSRSDEEEAEDSGKLLYSPSSEYCHDISDIDSSSVSARLEFYNCKTVGSSPLDSPSRIDFSSCRVGHTVQQGREGSPLSQSDGPFDQENMAILSRPDKRTEDPENTDDCSDDGSVLRDQYHKSPKPLDFESNGLIWFPPPPEDENDEEESNFFTYDDEDDDIGDSSAIFSSSSSLSSTFPSKEKQNKINKDPTKAMIQGHFRALVAQLLQGEGIKASKDENNGEWLDIVTAIAWQAAAFVKPDTSRGGSMDPVDYVKVKCIASGNPRDSTLVKGVVCTKNIKHKRMTTQYKNPRLLLLGGALEYQSVVNQLASFNTLVQQENDHLKLIMSKIEALRPNVLLVEKSVSPYAQEYLLGKEISLVLNVKKPLLERIARCTGAQISPSFENISTTRLGHCELFRVERVSEEHETSNQFNKKPSKTLMSFEGCPRRLGCTVLLRGTCREKLKKVKHVIQYAVFAAYHLSLETSFLADEGASLPKMTIRPSIAIPERTAADNSISVIPPMICHAEVALSAQDDGSLGLKPEHEGSESLTGNLDAGVIHPLSPCSVTCRSGNEFSIACHGDLVSNAGGLDAFSASQCEGLKMFAVSPGIKNLSQPELQDIMAEEEGQLLATHESVQSEKIDEDEVSSEYFSVTDTYQSILVSFSSRCVLKGTVCERSRLLRIKFYGNFDKPLGRYLRDDLFDQKSCCRSCKEPAEAHVLCFTHQQGNLTINVRSLSSVKLPGDRDGKIWMWHRCLRCAHIDGVPPATRRVVMSDAAWGLSFGKFLELSFSNHATANRVAPCGHSLQRDCLRFYGFGSMVVFFRYSPIDILNVHLPPSMLEFNGIVQQEWTRKEAAELLGKMETFYGEIFGVLDSMEQRSKYFGSELSDTNELQNRIMELKDQLVKEKNNYSGILQLAVMESLQLDQTAMDILELNRLRRTLLIGSHVWYRKLYSLDCLLKTNYLVKAKEGDVSYTELKDLKNDIFCKDSKLDHDHEENISGYSKSQEHVGNDFQSEKKETGLSFEHCVLEHSMLPSCYHNTEDEVHAGEETASKTLFSDNPSHASNLSDRIDSAWTGTDQLPIKVQPPHASQAEADGFQPVSVRQPNLFDNPPFRRMVAPKRVHSFDSALRAQERIQKGLPPLHLSTIRSFHASGDYRSMVRDPVSNAMRTYSQTLPLEAHKLNLMHSSTHSFISSAANMAGGARLLLPVRANSDLVIGVYDNDPASVVSYALSSKEHEDWVTDRSNESAGIWSTIKHSKEDSAASSFTSWQSLDSMDLDYMSYGSYGSEDPFSTLGTLFMDSKKSPHLTISYEDASSIAEGKVRFSVTCYFAKQFDFLRKKCCPSDVDFVRSLSRCQKWSAQGGKSNVYFAKSLDERFIIKQVKKTELESFEKFAPEYFKYLIDSLNSRSPTCLAKILGIYQVTVKHLRGVKETKMDLMVMENLFFNRNIGRVYDLKGSSRSRYNTDTSGSNKVLLDTNLVERLRTEPIFLGSKAKRSLERAIWNDTSFLASVDVMDYSLLVGVDDERKELVLGIIDFMRQYTWDKHLETWVKSSGILGGPKNASPTIVSPKQYKKRFRKAMTSYFLTVPDQWSSRTESLHSCHS, translated from the exons ATGTGTAGTGAGTGTCATTCAAACAATAACCAGTTTTTTAATGGATACCATTGCCAAAGTTGTGGCAAGTGGTTGTGTTTCAATTGTATGAGAGGTTACCAATCAAATGGTGATTTTGGGGAGGCTATCAAATCTTGCAAGTTCTGTAATGGGGTTACTGTGAAACGTGATGGTGGAAGGAAGAATAGTGATAAAGTACACCCTACTGACTCTCCTAGAGGTAGCCCTGAGCCACCATCACCTTCTTTTAGTGCCGAGCCAATCCATAGTGATCGTCTTCCCCTTTATCTTGAATCCAGGGATTGTGGGTTTTCTCCTAATGCAATAACCACCAGGAGTATGACTTCTTTTAGTGCTCACCCGTCTCCTGTTTCTGTTCGTCGCTCATCAAGCAG gagtgatgaagaagaagcagaggaTTCTGGGAAACTCCTTTACAGCCCATCGAGTGAGTACTGTCATGATATTTCAGATATAGATTCAAGTAGTGTTAGTGCTAGGCTTGAGTTTTACAATTGTAAGACGGTGGGATCAAGTCCTTTAGACAGCCCTTCTCGGATTGATTTTAGTTCTTGCAGAGTTGGGCATACTGTACAGCAGGGGCGAGAAGGAAGCCCATTGTCTCAAAGTGATGGTCCCTTTGATCAAGAAAATATGGCTATTTTAAGCAGGCCTGACAAAAGGACTGAGGATCCAGAGAATACTGATGATTGCTCTGATGACGGGTCAGTTTTGAGGGATCAATATCACAAGTCTCCAAAACCATTGGATTTTGAAAGCAATGGCCTTATCTGGTTTCCCCCACCTCCTGAggatgaaaatgatgaggagGAGAGTAATTTCTTCACatatgatgatgaagatgatgatattggGGACTCTTCTGCAATTTTCTCATCGAGTAGTAGCCTCTCTAGCACATTTCCATCAAAGGAGAAACAGAATAAGATTAACAAGGACCCTACTAAAGCTATGATACAGGGGCATTTTAGGGCTCTTGTGGCGCAGCTTTTACAGGGAGAGGGTATCAAAGCCAGCAAGGATGAAAACAATGGAGAATGGCTTGACATAGTCACAGCAATTGCATGGCAAGCTGCAGCTTTTGTGAAACCAGATACCAGCAGAGGAGGTAGTATGGATCCGGTTGATTATGTAAAGGTTAAATGTATAGCATCAGGAAATCCAAGAGATAG CACCCTTGTAAAGGGAGTAGtttgtacaaaaaatataaagcacaaGCGCATGACCACACAATACAAAAATCCCAGATTACTTCTTTTAGGAGGAGCACTCGAATATCAGAGCGTTGTGAATCAGTTGGCTTCTTTTAATACATTAGTGCAACAG GAAAATGATCATCTCAAGCTGATCATGTCGAAGATAGAGGCTCTTCGCCCAAACGTTCTGCTGGTTGAGAAAAGCGTATCTCCATATGCCCAAGAATATCTACTGGGAAAGGAAATTTCCTTGGTGCTGAATGTAAAAAAGCCTTTACTGGAACGTATAGCTCGGTGCACAGGTGCTCAGATTAGTCCATCGTTTGAGAATATTTCTACAACACGACTGGGACATTGTGAACTATTCAGGGTAGAGAGAGTGAGTGAAGAACATGAGACAAGCAATCAGTTCAACAAAAAGCCATCTAAAACATTGATGTCTTTTGAAGGGTGTCCAAGGCGTTTAGGTTGCACG GTCCTTCTGAGGGGCACATGTCGTGAAAAGCTAAAGAAGGTCAAGCATGTTATTCAATATGCAGTTTTTGCAGCCTATCACTTGTCCCTTGAGACTTCTTTCCTTGCCGATGAGGGTGCAAGTCTTCCTAAGATGACAATTAGACCCTCAATTGCTATTCCTGAGAGAACAGCAGCAGATAATTCCATTTCAGTTATCCCTCCAATGATTTGCCATGCTGAAGTTGCTTTGTCTGCTCAGGATGATGGATCACTGGGTCTTAAACCAGAGCATGAAGGATCAGAATCATTGACGGGGAACCTTGATGCTGGTGTCATTCATCCTTTATCTCCATGTTCCGTCACTTGTAGGTCTGGAAATGAATTCTCTATTGCATGCCATGGCGATTTAGTGTCTAATGCGGGGGGATTGGATGCATTTTCTGCAAGTCAATGTGAGGGTCTAAAGATGTTTGCTGTTTCCCCTGGTATCAAAAATCTTTCACAGCCAGAACTACAAGATATCATGGCTGAAGAAGAGGGACAACTTTTGGCGACTCATGAATCAGTACAATCTGAGAAGATTGATGAAGATGAGGTTTCCAGTGAATATTTCTCAGTCACTGACACATACCAGAGCATATTAGTATCATTTTCAAGTCGCTGTGTGCTGAAAGGAACTGTATGCGAACGCTCTCGGCTTCTGCGCATAAAATTCTATGGAAATTTTGATAAGCCACTTGGAAGATATCTTCGTGATGATCTGTTTGATCAG AAATCATGCTGTAGGTCATGTAAGGAGCCAGCCGAAGCACATGTTCTGTGTTTCACTCATCAGCAGGGTAATCTTACAATCAATGTTAGATCCCTTTCCTCTGTAAAACTACCTGGAGATCGTGATGGTAAGATATGGATGTGGCACCGATGCCTAAGATGTGCTCATATAGATGGAGTTCCACCAGCAACTCGTAGAGTTGTCATGTCAGATGCTGCCTGGGGACTTTCTTTTGGGAAGTTTTTGGAACTGAGCTTTTCAAACCATGCAACTGCCAATCGTGTTGCACCCTGTGGTCATTCATTGCAGAGGGACTGTCTTAGATTCTATGG GTTTGGGAGCATGGTTGTGTTCTTCCGGTATTCCCCTATTGATATTCTCAATGTCCATTTACCGCCATCAATGCTTGAATTCAACGGCATTGTTCAGCAAGAGTGGACAAGGAAAGAGGCAGCAGAG CTCTTGGGAAAAATGGAAACCTTCTATGGTGAGATATTTGGTGTGCTTGACAGCATGGAACAGAGAAGTAAATATTTTGGAAGTGAATTGTCAGATACCAATGAGTTACAGAATCGCATCATGGAGCTGAAAGATCAACTcgtaaaggaaaaaaacaattacagt GGCATATTACAACTGGCAGTTATGGAGAGTTTACAGTTGGATCAAACAGCCATGGACATTCTAGAACTCAATCGCTTAAGACGTACTCTTCTAATTGGTTCTCATGTTTGGTATCGGAAGCTTTATTCACTGGACTGTCTCCTTAAGACAAACTATCTTGTCAAGGCTAAAGAAGGGGATGTGTCTTATACTGAGCTGAAAGATTTGAAGAACGATATATTTTGCAAGGATAGCAAGCTTGACCATGATCATGAAGAAAATATCTCTGGCTATTCAAAATCACAGGAACATGTAGGGAATGATTTTCAGtcagagaagaaagaaacaggTCTGTCCTTCGAACATTGTGTTCTTGAACATTCAATGTTGCCATCATGTTATCATAACACAGAGGATGAAGTGCATGCAGGTGAGGAAACCGCGAGTAAGACATTATTTAGTGACAACCCTTCCCATGCTTCCAATCTGTCTGACAGAATTGATTCTGCATGGACGGGTACCGATCAACTTCCAATTAAAGTTCAACCTCCGCATGCATCTCAGGCAGAGGCAGATGGATTCCAACCTGTGTCTGTCAGGCAGCCAAATTTGTTTGATAATCCTCCTTTTCGAAGGATGGTGGCACCAAAGAGAgttcattcttttgattctgCATTGAGAGCCCAAGAAAGAATCCAGAAAGGGTTGCCTCCATTGCATTTGTCGACTATCAGATCATTCCATGCATCTGGAGATTACAGGAGTATGGTGAGAGATCCTGTTTCAAATGCAATGAGGACTTATTCCCAGACATTGCCACTGGAGGCACATAAGTTGAATTTAATGCACAGTTCCACACACTCATTTATCTCCTCCGCAGCTAATATGGCTGGAGGAGCTCGGTTATTGTTACCAGTGAGGGCCAACAGTGACTTAGTTATAGGCGTGTATGACAACGATCCTGCAAGTGTAGTTTCCTATGCCCTCAGTTCTAAGGAACATGAGGATTGGGTTACTGATAGGTCAAATGAGAGTGCAGGAATCTGGAGTACAATTAAGCACAGTAAAGAAGATTCTGCAGCTTCCTCTTTTACATCCTGGCAGTCTTTAGATTCCATGGACCTAGATTATATGAGCTATGGAAGTTATGGGTCTGAAGATCCTTTTTCAACCTTGGGCACCTTGTTTATGGATTCAAAAAAATCTCCACACTTGACAATTTCTTATGAAGATGCTTCTTCAATTGCTGAAGGCAAAGTGAGGTTTTCTGTTACTTGTTATTTTGCGAAGCAGTTTGACTTTCTTAGGAAGAAATGCTGCCCTAgtgatgttgattttgttcGTTCACTGAGTCGCTGCCAGAAGTGGAGTGCACAAGGAGGAAAAAGCAATGTATACTTTGCCAAGTCATTGGATGAGAGATTCAtcataaaacaagtaaaaaagaCTGAGTTGGAGTCCTTCGAGAAATTTGCCCCAGAATATTTCAAGTATCTGATTGATTCTCTCAACTCAAGGAGCCCCACTTGCTTGGCAAAAATTCTTGGTATTTATCAG GTTACTGTAAAGCATTTGAGAGGTGtcaaggaaacaaaaatggatTTGATGGTGATGGAAAACCTCTTTTTTAACAGAAATATTGGGAGAGTCTACGACCTTAAGGGCTCTTCTCGATCCCGCTACAATACTGACACATCTGGGTCTAACAAGGTGTTACTAGATACGAATCTAGTGGAAAGACTGCGTACAGAGCCCATATTTCTTGGAAGTAAGGCGAAGAGAAGCCTTGAGAGAGCTATATGGAATGATACGTCATTTTTAGCA TCTGTTGATGTTATGGACTACTCTTTGCTCGTTGGAGTGGATGATGAGCGGAAGGAGCTGGTTTTGGGGATCATTGATTTCATGAGACAGTATACATGGGACAAGCATTTAGAGACGTGGGTTAAGTCATCTGGAATACTTGGCGGTCCGAAAAATGCTTCCCCAACAATTGTTTCTCcaaaacaatacaagaaaaGATTCCGAAAAGCAATGACTTCATACTTTCTTACTGTACCTGATCAATGGTCTTCACGGACTGAATCACTGCATTCTTGTCATTCATAA